A DNA window from Doryrhamphus excisus isolate RoL2022-K1 chromosome 2, RoL_Dexc_1.0, whole genome shotgun sequence contains the following coding sequences:
- the LOC131120056 gene encoding disabled homolog 2-interacting protein-like isoform X10 — MISCLRCSSKKSPPERTGRRRSMPGSPSDKNPPSMETTSAAATPFRVTGFLSRRLKGSIKRTKSQPKLDRNSSFRHILPGFRSVDNDRSHLMPRLKESRSHESLLSPSSAVEALDLSMEDEVIIKPVHSSILGQDYCFEVTTSSGSKCFSCRSSAERDKWMENLRRAVQPNKDNSRRVENMLRLWIIEAKDIPAKKKYFCELCLDDSLYARTTCKLKTDNVFWGEHFDFNNLPAVHSITAHLYKDSDKKKKKDKNNYIGLVNIPVAAVTGRQFVEKWYPVSTPNPPKGKTSGPMIRIKARYQSMSILPMEMYKEFAEYTTNNYMLLCSVLEPGISVKNKEEMACALVHILQSTGKAKDFLTDLMMSEVDRCGENEHLIFRENTLATKAIEEYLKLVGQKYLQDALGEFIKALYESDENCEVDPSKCSSGDLPEHQSNLKMCCELAFCKIINSYCVFPRELKEVFASWRQECSNRGRPDISERLISASLFLRFLCPAIMSPSLFNLMQEYPDDRTARTLTLIAKVTQNLANFTKFGNKEEYMSFMNQFLEHEWTNMQRFLLEISNPETISNTAGFEGYIDLGRELSTLHSLLSEVVSQMDQSATSKLGPLPRILREVTTALTNPASIQVMPGQSMQQGGSPPAEASCSISTGLQKMVIDNDITGLVDFTRLPSPTPENKDLFFVTRSTGIQPSPARSSSYSETNEPELGMANGSKSLSMVDLQDPRSMEVGQGPGTPDNHLAEVPASVGGWAGRVPQCNIPGGPTLRRPGQTPTTPNTDSAPGRPAQLLAPLSFQNPVYQMATCLPVSPRGMTDSGSECHSSVSSHSNNEDGPPGGKHSFLNHGGGGSSSDEYTRRSGEFNRRQLSLNEAQHQPTVPRQNSAGPQRRIDQPPPQSITRGRTPPNLLNSGAYPRPGSGSMMTSSPDWPVSGARLRQQSSSSKGDSPETKQRAQHKQAPSPVNPSALDRTAAWLLNMNMQYLDHEGMEHDSLRHREDLTQVQKYQQEIALLQEKLRASVQKLEEYEARLKGQDEQAQKVLMEYQARLEESEERLRRQQDDKDLQMKGIISRLMSVEEELKKDHSDMQAVVDSKQKIIDAQEKRIASLDAANARLMSALTQLKERYSTQSRNGISPTNPTKLQITENGEFRNSSNC; from the exons ATCACATCTGATGCCAAGGCTGAAGGAGTCTCGCTCCCATGAGTCACTGCTCAGTCCCAGCAGCGCTGTGGAAGCCCTGGACTTAAGCATGGAGGACGAGGTCATCATCAAGCCCGTTCACAGCAGCATCCTCGGGCAGGACTACTGCTTTGAG GTGACGACCTCCTCGGGAAGCAAGTGCTTTTCCTGCCGCTCATCGGCCGAGAGGGACAAATGGATGGAGAACCTGAGGAGGGCGGTCCAGCCAAACAAG GACAACAGCCGGCGAGTGGAGAACATGCTGCGGCTGTGGATCATCGAAGCCAAGGACATCCCAGCCAAGAAGAAATACTTCTGCGAGCTGTGCTTGGACGACTCGCTGTACGCCCGCACCACCTGCAAGCTCAAGACGGACAACGTCTTCTGGGGGGAGCACTTTGACTTCAACAACCTGCCGGCGGTGCATAGCATCACGGCCCACCTCTACAAAGACAGcgacaagaagaaaaagaaggacAAGAACAATTACATCGGACTCGTCAACATCCCAGTGGCGGCGGTCACCGGCCGGCAGTTTGTGGAGAAGTGGTACCCGGTGAGCACGCCCAATCCCCCCAAGGGCAAGACGTCAGGACCTATGATCCGGATCAAGGCCCGCTACCAGAGCATGAGCATCCTGCCCATGGAGATGTACAAGGAGTTTGCAGAGTACACCACCAACAACTACATGCTCCTATGCTCCGTGCTGGAGCCTGGGATTAGCGTCAAGAACAAAGAGGAGATGGCGTGCGCGCTGGTGCACATTCTGCAGAGCACCGGCAAAGCCAAA GACTTCCTCACGGACCTGATGATGTCGGAAGTGGACCGCTGCGGGGAGAATGAGCATCTGATCTTTAGGGAGAACACGCTCGCCACCAAGGCCATCGAGGAATACCTTAAGCTTGTGGGACAGAAGTACCTGCAAGATGCTCTCG GTGAGTTCATCAAGGCTCTGTATGAGTCTGATGAAAATTGCGAGGTGGACCCTTCCAAATGTTCCTCAGGAGACCTTCCGGAGCACCAGAGCAACCTGAAAATGTGCTGCGAGTTGGCCTTCTGCAAAATCATCAACTCCTACTG TGTTTTCCCTCGAGAGCTGAAAGAGGTGTTTGCGTCGTGGAGGCAGGAATGCAGTAACCGGGGTCGACCGGACATCAGTGAGCGCTTGATCAGTGCCTCCCTCTTCCTGCGCTTCCTGTGTCCAGCCATCATGTCGCCCTCGCTCTTCAACTTGATGCAGGAGTACCCTGACGATCGCACGGCACGGACGCTGACGCTCATCGCCAAGGTCACGCAAAATCTGGCCAACTTCACCAA GTTTGGTAACAAGGAAGAGTATATGTCCTTCATGAACCAGTTCCTGGAGCACGAGTGGACCAACATGCAACGCTTCCTGTTGGAGATCTCAAATCCGGAGACCATCTCTAACACAGCAGGCTTTGAGGGCTACATTGACCTGGGCCGGGAACTGTCCACCCTGCACTCTCTCCTCTCGGAGGTGGTGTCCCAGATGGACCAG AGTGCCACCTCAAAGCTGGGACCTTTGCCAAGGATTCTGCGGGAGGTGACCACGGCGCTGACCAACCCCGCCAGCATCCAGGTGATGCCCGGGCAGTCGATGCAGCAGGGGGGCTCACCACCAGCCGAGGCGAGCTGCAGCATCTCCACTGGGCTGCAGAAGATGGTCATCGACAACGACATCACGGG ATTGGTTGATTTCACACGGCTGCCGTCCCCCACCCCAGAAAACAAAGACCTATTTTTTGTGACGAGGAGCACAGGGATCCAGCCTTCCCCAGCACGGAGCTCAAGCTACTCTGAAACCAACGAGCCAGAGCTGGGCATGGCCAATGGAAGCAAGAGTCTGTCCATGGTGGACCTGCAAGACCCCCGCAGTATGGAAGTTGGTCAAGGTCCTGGAACCCCTGATAACCACCTAGCTGAAGTTCCGGCCTCAGTGGGAGGCTGGGCTGGCAGGGTCCCACAGTGCAACATCCCAGGTGGTCCAACCTTGAGGAGGCCCGGACAGACCCCGACCACGCCAAACACGGACAGCGCTCCGGGTCGACCTGCCCAGCTACTTGCACCCTTGTCCTTCCAGAATCCAGTTTACCAGATGGCCACCTGCTTGCCCGTGTCCCCGCGGGGTATGACCGACTCAGGCTCAGAGTGCCACAGTTCAGTCAGTTCCCATAGCAACAATGAGGACGGACCACCAGGTGGGAAGCATTCCTTCTTGAACCATGGCGGCGGCGGGAGTAGTAGCGACGAATATACCAGGCGCTCTGGTGAGTTCAACCGCCGACAGCTCTCGCTCAACGAGGCGCAGCACCAGCCCACCGTCCCCCGACAAAACAGTGCCGGCCCCCAGCGGAGGATAGATCAACCTCCTCCGCAGAGCATCACGCGGGGTCGCACACCTCCTAATCTGCTCAACagcggagcctatcccaggcccGGCTCTGGCAGCATGATGACATCGTCCCCGGACTGGCCAGTCAGCGGCGCTCGTTTACGTCAACAGTCGTCATCGTCTAAAGGGGACAGTCCTGAGACCAAGCAGAGGGCTCAGCATAAACAG GCCCCTTCCCCAGTGAACCCCAGTGCGCTGGACCGCACAGCAGCCTGGctattgaatatgaatatgcagTATTTAGACCATGAGGGGATGGAGCACGACTCACTGAGACACAGAGAGGATCTGACACAGGTACAGAAG TACCAGCAGGAGATCGCTCTGCTGCAGGAGAAACTGCGGGCGTCTGTGCAGAAGCTGGAGGAATACGAGGCCCGTCTTAAAGGCCAGGATGAGCAAGCCCAGAAGGTGCTGATGGAGTACCAGGCCAGGCTGGAGGAGTCGGAGGAGCGCTTGCGCCGGCAGCAGGATGACAAGGACCTCCAGATGAAGGGCATCATCAGCAG GTTAATGTCGGTGGAGGAGGAGCTAAAGAAAGATCACTCGGATATGCAGGCAGTGGTGGACTCCAAGCAGAAAATCATTGACGCACAG GAGAAGCGCATTGCTTCGCTGGATGCCGCCAACGCCCGTCTAATGAGCGCCCTGACCCAGCTGAAAGAGCGCTACAGCACGCAGTCGCGCAACGGCATCTCACCGACCAACCCCACCAAACTGCAGATCACCGAGAACGGAGAGTTCCGGAACAGCAGTAACTGCTAG
- the LOC131120056 gene encoding disabled homolog 2-interacting protein-like isoform X7 — protein MEPDAHPDAQHESPPERTGRRRSMPGSPSDKNPPSMETTSAAATPFRVTVSTGFLSRRLKGSIKRTKSQPKLDRNSSFRHILPGFRSVDNDRSHLMPRLKESRSHESLLSPSSAVEALDLSMEDEVIIKPVHSSILGQDYCFEVTTSSGSKCFSCRSSAERDKWMENLRRAVQPNKDNSRRVENMLRLWIIEAKDIPAKKKYFCELCLDDSLYARTTCKLKTDNVFWGEHFDFNNLPAVHSITAHLYKDSDKKKKKDKNNYIGLVNIPVAAVTGRQFVEKWYPVSTPNPPKGKTSGPMIRIKARYQSMSILPMEMYKEFAEYTTNNYMLLCSVLEPGISVKNKEEMACALVHILQSTGKAKDFLTDLMMSEVDRCGENEHLIFRENTLATKAIEEYLKLVGQKYLQDALGEFIKALYESDENCEVDPSKCSSGDLPEHQSNLKMCCELAFCKIINSYCVFPRELKEVFASWRQECSNRGRPDISERLISASLFLRFLCPAIMSPSLFNLMQEYPDDRTARTLTLIAKVTQNLANFTKFGNKEEYMSFMNQFLEHEWTNMQRFLLEISNPETISNTAGFEGYIDLGRELSTLHSLLSEVVSQMDQSATSKLGPLPRILREVTTALTNPASIQVMPGQSMQQGGSPPAEASCSISTGLQKMVIDNDITGLVDFTRLPSPTPENKDLFFVTRSTGIQPSPARSSSYSETNEPELGMANGSKSLSMVDLQDPRSMEVGQGPGTPDNHLAEVPASVGGWAGRVPQCNIPGGPTLRRPGQTPTTPNTDSAPGRPAQLLAPLSFQNPVYQMATCLPVSPRGMTDSGSECHSSVSSHSNNEDGPPGGKHSFLNHGGGGSSSDEYTRRSGEFNRRQLSLNEAQHQPTVPRQNSAGPQRRIDQPPPQSITRGRTPPNLLNSGAYPRPGSGSMMTSSPDWPVSGARLRQQSSSSKGDSPETKQRAQHKQAPSPVNPSALDRTAAWLLNMNMQYLDHEGMEHDSLRHREDLTQVQKYQQEIALLQEKLRASVQKLEEYEARLKGQDEQAQKVLMEYQARLEESEERLRRQQDDKDLQMKGIISRLMSVEEELKKDHSDMQAVVDSKQKIIDAQEKRIASLDAANARLMSALTQLKERYSTQSRNGISPTNPTKLQITENGEFRNSSNC, from the exons ATCACATCTGATGCCAAGGCTGAAGGAGTCTCGCTCCCATGAGTCACTGCTCAGTCCCAGCAGCGCTGTGGAAGCCCTGGACTTAAGCATGGAGGACGAGGTCATCATCAAGCCCGTTCACAGCAGCATCCTCGGGCAGGACTACTGCTTTGAG GTGACGACCTCCTCGGGAAGCAAGTGCTTTTCCTGCCGCTCATCGGCCGAGAGGGACAAATGGATGGAGAACCTGAGGAGGGCGGTCCAGCCAAACAAG GACAACAGCCGGCGAGTGGAGAACATGCTGCGGCTGTGGATCATCGAAGCCAAGGACATCCCAGCCAAGAAGAAATACTTCTGCGAGCTGTGCTTGGACGACTCGCTGTACGCCCGCACCACCTGCAAGCTCAAGACGGACAACGTCTTCTGGGGGGAGCACTTTGACTTCAACAACCTGCCGGCGGTGCATAGCATCACGGCCCACCTCTACAAAGACAGcgacaagaagaaaaagaaggacAAGAACAATTACATCGGACTCGTCAACATCCCAGTGGCGGCGGTCACCGGCCGGCAGTTTGTGGAGAAGTGGTACCCGGTGAGCACGCCCAATCCCCCCAAGGGCAAGACGTCAGGACCTATGATCCGGATCAAGGCCCGCTACCAGAGCATGAGCATCCTGCCCATGGAGATGTACAAGGAGTTTGCAGAGTACACCACCAACAACTACATGCTCCTATGCTCCGTGCTGGAGCCTGGGATTAGCGTCAAGAACAAAGAGGAGATGGCGTGCGCGCTGGTGCACATTCTGCAGAGCACCGGCAAAGCCAAA GACTTCCTCACGGACCTGATGATGTCGGAAGTGGACCGCTGCGGGGAGAATGAGCATCTGATCTTTAGGGAGAACACGCTCGCCACCAAGGCCATCGAGGAATACCTTAAGCTTGTGGGACAGAAGTACCTGCAAGATGCTCTCG GTGAGTTCATCAAGGCTCTGTATGAGTCTGATGAAAATTGCGAGGTGGACCCTTCCAAATGTTCCTCAGGAGACCTTCCGGAGCACCAGAGCAACCTGAAAATGTGCTGCGAGTTGGCCTTCTGCAAAATCATCAACTCCTACTG TGTTTTCCCTCGAGAGCTGAAAGAGGTGTTTGCGTCGTGGAGGCAGGAATGCAGTAACCGGGGTCGACCGGACATCAGTGAGCGCTTGATCAGTGCCTCCCTCTTCCTGCGCTTCCTGTGTCCAGCCATCATGTCGCCCTCGCTCTTCAACTTGATGCAGGAGTACCCTGACGATCGCACGGCACGGACGCTGACGCTCATCGCCAAGGTCACGCAAAATCTGGCCAACTTCACCAA GTTTGGTAACAAGGAAGAGTATATGTCCTTCATGAACCAGTTCCTGGAGCACGAGTGGACCAACATGCAACGCTTCCTGTTGGAGATCTCAAATCCGGAGACCATCTCTAACACAGCAGGCTTTGAGGGCTACATTGACCTGGGCCGGGAACTGTCCACCCTGCACTCTCTCCTCTCGGAGGTGGTGTCCCAGATGGACCAG AGTGCCACCTCAAAGCTGGGACCTTTGCCAAGGATTCTGCGGGAGGTGACCACGGCGCTGACCAACCCCGCCAGCATCCAGGTGATGCCCGGGCAGTCGATGCAGCAGGGGGGCTCACCACCAGCCGAGGCGAGCTGCAGCATCTCCACTGGGCTGCAGAAGATGGTCATCGACAACGACATCACGGG ATTGGTTGATTTCACACGGCTGCCGTCCCCCACCCCAGAAAACAAAGACCTATTTTTTGTGACGAGGAGCACAGGGATCCAGCCTTCCCCAGCACGGAGCTCAAGCTACTCTGAAACCAACGAGCCAGAGCTGGGCATGGCCAATGGAAGCAAGAGTCTGTCCATGGTGGACCTGCAAGACCCCCGCAGTATGGAAGTTGGTCAAGGTCCTGGAACCCCTGATAACCACCTAGCTGAAGTTCCGGCCTCAGTGGGAGGCTGGGCTGGCAGGGTCCCACAGTGCAACATCCCAGGTGGTCCAACCTTGAGGAGGCCCGGACAGACCCCGACCACGCCAAACACGGACAGCGCTCCGGGTCGACCTGCCCAGCTACTTGCACCCTTGTCCTTCCAGAATCCAGTTTACCAGATGGCCACCTGCTTGCCCGTGTCCCCGCGGGGTATGACCGACTCAGGCTCAGAGTGCCACAGTTCAGTCAGTTCCCATAGCAACAATGAGGACGGACCACCAGGTGGGAAGCATTCCTTCTTGAACCATGGCGGCGGCGGGAGTAGTAGCGACGAATATACCAGGCGCTCTGGTGAGTTCAACCGCCGACAGCTCTCGCTCAACGAGGCGCAGCACCAGCCCACCGTCCCCCGACAAAACAGTGCCGGCCCCCAGCGGAGGATAGATCAACCTCCTCCGCAGAGCATCACGCGGGGTCGCACACCTCCTAATCTGCTCAACagcggagcctatcccaggcccGGCTCTGGCAGCATGATGACATCGTCCCCGGACTGGCCAGTCAGCGGCGCTCGTTTACGTCAACAGTCGTCATCGTCTAAAGGGGACAGTCCTGAGACCAAGCAGAGGGCTCAGCATAAACAG GCCCCTTCCCCAGTGAACCCCAGTGCGCTGGACCGCACAGCAGCCTGGctattgaatatgaatatgcagTATTTAGACCATGAGGGGATGGAGCACGACTCACTGAGACACAGAGAGGATCTGACACAGGTACAGAAG TACCAGCAGGAGATCGCTCTGCTGCAGGAGAAACTGCGGGCGTCTGTGCAGAAGCTGGAGGAATACGAGGCCCGTCTTAAAGGCCAGGATGAGCAAGCCCAGAAGGTGCTGATGGAGTACCAGGCCAGGCTGGAGGAGTCGGAGGAGCGCTTGCGCCGGCAGCAGGATGACAAGGACCTCCAGATGAAGGGCATCATCAGCAG GTTAATGTCGGTGGAGGAGGAGCTAAAGAAAGATCACTCGGATATGCAGGCAGTGGTGGACTCCAAGCAGAAAATCATTGACGCACAG GAGAAGCGCATTGCTTCGCTGGATGCCGCCAACGCCCGTCTAATGAGCGCCCTGACCCAGCTGAAAGAGCGCTACAGCACGCAGTCGCGCAACGGCATCTCACCGACCAACCCCACCAAACTGCAGATCACCGAGAACGGAGAGTTCCGGAACAGCAGTAACTGCTAG
- the LOC131120056 gene encoding disabled homolog 2-interacting protein-like isoform X9, translated as MEPDAHPDAQHESPPERTGRRRSMPGSPSDKNPPSMETTSAAATPFRVTGFLSRRLKGSIKRTKSQPKLDRNSSFRHILPGFRSVDNDRSHLMPRLKESRSHESLLSPSSAVEALDLSMEDEVIIKPVHSSILGQDYCFEVTTSSGSKCFSCRSSAERDKWMENLRRAVQPNKDNSRRVENMLRLWIIEAKDIPAKKKYFCELCLDDSLYARTTCKLKTDNVFWGEHFDFNNLPAVHSITAHLYKDSDKKKKKDKNNYIGLVNIPVAAVTGRQFVEKWYPVSTPNPPKGKTSGPMIRIKARYQSMSILPMEMYKEFAEYTTNNYMLLCSVLEPGISVKNKEEMACALVHILQSTGKAKDFLTDLMMSEVDRCGENEHLIFRENTLATKAIEEYLKLVGQKYLQDALGEFIKALYESDENCEVDPSKCSSGDLPEHQSNLKMCCELAFCKIINSYCVFPRELKEVFASWRQECSNRGRPDISERLISASLFLRFLCPAIMSPSLFNLMQEYPDDRTARTLTLIAKVTQNLANFTKFGNKEEYMSFMNQFLEHEWTNMQRFLLEISNPETISNTAGFEGYIDLGRELSTLHSLLSEVVSQMDQSATSKLGPLPRILREVTTALTNPASIQVMPGQSMQQGGSPPAEASCSISTGLQKMVIDNDITGLVDFTRLPSPTPENKDLFFVTRSTGIQPSPARSSSYSETNEPELGMANGSKSLSMVDLQDPRSMEVGQGPGTPDNHLAEVPASVGGWAGRVPQCNIPGGPTLRRPGQTPTTPNTDSAPGRPAQLLAPLSFQNPVYQMATCLPVSPRGMTDSGSECHSSVSSHSNNEDGPPGGKHSFLNHGGGGSSSDEYTRRSGEFNRRQLSLNEAQHQPTVPRQNSAGPQRRIDQPPPQSITRGRTPPNLLNSGAYPRPGSGSMMTSSPDWPVSGARLRQQSSSSKGDSPETKQRAQHKQAPSPVNPSALDRTAAWLLNMNMQYLDHEGMEHDSLRHREDLTQVQKYQQEIALLQEKLRASVQKLEEYEARLKGQDEQAQKVLMEYQARLEESEERLRRQQDDKDLQMKGIISRLMSVEEELKKDHSDMQAVVDSKQKIIDAQEKRIASLDAANARLMSALTQLKERYSTQSRNGISPTNPTKLQITENGEFRNSSNC; from the exons ATCACATCTGATGCCAAGGCTGAAGGAGTCTCGCTCCCATGAGTCACTGCTCAGTCCCAGCAGCGCTGTGGAAGCCCTGGACTTAAGCATGGAGGACGAGGTCATCATCAAGCCCGTTCACAGCAGCATCCTCGGGCAGGACTACTGCTTTGAG GTGACGACCTCCTCGGGAAGCAAGTGCTTTTCCTGCCGCTCATCGGCCGAGAGGGACAAATGGATGGAGAACCTGAGGAGGGCGGTCCAGCCAAACAAG GACAACAGCCGGCGAGTGGAGAACATGCTGCGGCTGTGGATCATCGAAGCCAAGGACATCCCAGCCAAGAAGAAATACTTCTGCGAGCTGTGCTTGGACGACTCGCTGTACGCCCGCACCACCTGCAAGCTCAAGACGGACAACGTCTTCTGGGGGGAGCACTTTGACTTCAACAACCTGCCGGCGGTGCATAGCATCACGGCCCACCTCTACAAAGACAGcgacaagaagaaaaagaaggacAAGAACAATTACATCGGACTCGTCAACATCCCAGTGGCGGCGGTCACCGGCCGGCAGTTTGTGGAGAAGTGGTACCCGGTGAGCACGCCCAATCCCCCCAAGGGCAAGACGTCAGGACCTATGATCCGGATCAAGGCCCGCTACCAGAGCATGAGCATCCTGCCCATGGAGATGTACAAGGAGTTTGCAGAGTACACCACCAACAACTACATGCTCCTATGCTCCGTGCTGGAGCCTGGGATTAGCGTCAAGAACAAAGAGGAGATGGCGTGCGCGCTGGTGCACATTCTGCAGAGCACCGGCAAAGCCAAA GACTTCCTCACGGACCTGATGATGTCGGAAGTGGACCGCTGCGGGGAGAATGAGCATCTGATCTTTAGGGAGAACACGCTCGCCACCAAGGCCATCGAGGAATACCTTAAGCTTGTGGGACAGAAGTACCTGCAAGATGCTCTCG GTGAGTTCATCAAGGCTCTGTATGAGTCTGATGAAAATTGCGAGGTGGACCCTTCCAAATGTTCCTCAGGAGACCTTCCGGAGCACCAGAGCAACCTGAAAATGTGCTGCGAGTTGGCCTTCTGCAAAATCATCAACTCCTACTG TGTTTTCCCTCGAGAGCTGAAAGAGGTGTTTGCGTCGTGGAGGCAGGAATGCAGTAACCGGGGTCGACCGGACATCAGTGAGCGCTTGATCAGTGCCTCCCTCTTCCTGCGCTTCCTGTGTCCAGCCATCATGTCGCCCTCGCTCTTCAACTTGATGCAGGAGTACCCTGACGATCGCACGGCACGGACGCTGACGCTCATCGCCAAGGTCACGCAAAATCTGGCCAACTTCACCAA GTTTGGTAACAAGGAAGAGTATATGTCCTTCATGAACCAGTTCCTGGAGCACGAGTGGACCAACATGCAACGCTTCCTGTTGGAGATCTCAAATCCGGAGACCATCTCTAACACAGCAGGCTTTGAGGGCTACATTGACCTGGGCCGGGAACTGTCCACCCTGCACTCTCTCCTCTCGGAGGTGGTGTCCCAGATGGACCAG AGTGCCACCTCAAAGCTGGGACCTTTGCCAAGGATTCTGCGGGAGGTGACCACGGCGCTGACCAACCCCGCCAGCATCCAGGTGATGCCCGGGCAGTCGATGCAGCAGGGGGGCTCACCACCAGCCGAGGCGAGCTGCAGCATCTCCACTGGGCTGCAGAAGATGGTCATCGACAACGACATCACGGG ATTGGTTGATTTCACACGGCTGCCGTCCCCCACCCCAGAAAACAAAGACCTATTTTTTGTGACGAGGAGCACAGGGATCCAGCCTTCCCCAGCACGGAGCTCAAGCTACTCTGAAACCAACGAGCCAGAGCTGGGCATGGCCAATGGAAGCAAGAGTCTGTCCATGGTGGACCTGCAAGACCCCCGCAGTATGGAAGTTGGTCAAGGTCCTGGAACCCCTGATAACCACCTAGCTGAAGTTCCGGCCTCAGTGGGAGGCTGGGCTGGCAGGGTCCCACAGTGCAACATCCCAGGTGGTCCAACCTTGAGGAGGCCCGGACAGACCCCGACCACGCCAAACACGGACAGCGCTCCGGGTCGACCTGCCCAGCTACTTGCACCCTTGTCCTTCCAGAATCCAGTTTACCAGATGGCCACCTGCTTGCCCGTGTCCCCGCGGGGTATGACCGACTCAGGCTCAGAGTGCCACAGTTCAGTCAGTTCCCATAGCAACAATGAGGACGGACCACCAGGTGGGAAGCATTCCTTCTTGAACCATGGCGGCGGCGGGAGTAGTAGCGACGAATATACCAGGCGCTCTGGTGAGTTCAACCGCCGACAGCTCTCGCTCAACGAGGCGCAGCACCAGCCCACCGTCCCCCGACAAAACAGTGCCGGCCCCCAGCGGAGGATAGATCAACCTCCTCCGCAGAGCATCACGCGGGGTCGCACACCTCCTAATCTGCTCAACagcggagcctatcccaggcccGGCTCTGGCAGCATGATGACATCGTCCCCGGACTGGCCAGTCAGCGGCGCTCGTTTACGTCAACAGTCGTCATCGTCTAAAGGGGACAGTCCTGAGACCAAGCAGAGGGCTCAGCATAAACAG GCCCCTTCCCCAGTGAACCCCAGTGCGCTGGACCGCACAGCAGCCTGGctattgaatatgaatatgcagTATTTAGACCATGAGGGGATGGAGCACGACTCACTGAGACACAGAGAGGATCTGACACAGGTACAGAAG TACCAGCAGGAGATCGCTCTGCTGCAGGAGAAACTGCGGGCGTCTGTGCAGAAGCTGGAGGAATACGAGGCCCGTCTTAAAGGCCAGGATGAGCAAGCCCAGAAGGTGCTGATGGAGTACCAGGCCAGGCTGGAGGAGTCGGAGGAGCGCTTGCGCCGGCAGCAGGATGACAAGGACCTCCAGATGAAGGGCATCATCAGCAG GTTAATGTCGGTGGAGGAGGAGCTAAAGAAAGATCACTCGGATATGCAGGCAGTGGTGGACTCCAAGCAGAAAATCATTGACGCACAG GAGAAGCGCATTGCTTCGCTGGATGCCGCCAACGCCCGTCTAATGAGCGCCCTGACCCAGCTGAAAGAGCGCTACAGCACGCAGTCGCGCAACGGCATCTCACCGACCAACCCCACCAAACTGCAGATCACCGAGAACGGAGAGTTCCGGAACAGCAGTAACTGCTAG